Genomic window (Salvia hispanica cultivar TCC Black 2014 unplaced genomic scaffold, UniMelb_Shisp_WGS_1.0 HiC_scaffold_1493, whole genome shotgun sequence):
GAAGTATAAATAGTTGGCTTTCCTTTCTCTGTAATTCAGCttttgtgaaataaaaatatctttttctctcattCATCTCTATCTTGAGTTtgatttcatatttcttaTAAGTGTAgctgaaaaatatattagtttttggTCAGTTCAGATTtaatcacaaactttaaatatggagaaaaatacACCAACTTTTAACTTGTACATTTCccacaaaattcaattttgcaCAAATTTAATCTTGTGTGGCATACTGGGGGGTGTCTACGCCATTTAGCCGGCGATTCCCTTAAAAGATGTGTTTATAGGGCGAACTTATAATGTTGTATAAAAAACACATGAACTTTGAAacatacaaattaattttaattcatcgaaaaattgaaaatcgtGAAATATGTATGTTTAACTTAGAAAGCTAGCTAGTTCATACTTCATTGTTTATGTAGTTTTCCAAGGAAAAGAGAGATTATTCGTTATTGTGAAAGAGGTTAAAAGGGAGGAGGGTAGAGAACAGAGATAGCGTCAATATCATCCACCCCTAACTCCTTAAACTGCCCCATCGTAAGACTAGGAAACATGATAGCATCCCTGTCAGTGCTGTGGCCAAGCCCAAGTATATGACCGATCTCGTGCGTCGCCACCGTCTCAAAGTGATACATGTCCATCGTCCGCGGCTGAAACGACCAGTTCTCATCCGCGTCGAAGTGGACCCGCCCATCATCCGGCGGGAACGCGTGCGCCAGCACCCCCCTCGGCCCGTCGAACGGCTCCCCGTCCCCGTGCGCGCCCCTGTAGTACCCAACCTCGATGTCGCTCTCGAAGAACCCCAGGTTCTCGTAGAAGCTGAAGCCCGACACGTTGGCCCACCGCTCGAAGGCCGCCTCCATGTCCGCCTTCGCGTGCTCCGGGAACCCCTCCGTGTACGTGTAGGAGAGGCGGGTGTATGGCCACCTCGGCCTCCCCCTGAAGAAATCATAATAAGATGGAAACTCTGTTTCCGTCTTATTATGATGATTCGATGTGAGGGCGCGGCGGCGGTTGGGGAGTATCATGGTGTT
Coding sequences:
- the LOC125198468 gene encoding metalloendoproteinase 2-MMP-like codes for the protein MEYARAQVHFGASQDEILKVAILTFQMNFGLSRTGELNHETMSKMLIPRCGVSDITDGVNTMILPNRRRALTSNHHNKTETEFPSYYDFFRGRPRWPYTRLSYTYTEGFPEHAKADMEAAFERWANVSGFSFYENLGFFESDIEVGYYRGAHGDGEPFDGPRGVLAHAFPPDDGRVHFDADENWSFQPRTMDMYHFETVATHEIGHILGLGHSTDRDAIMFPSLTMGQFKELGVDDIDAISVLYPPPF